One Maribacter cobaltidurans genomic window carries:
- a CDS encoding T9SS type A sorting domain-containing protein, producing MKRMVVLLFYLFTTQMFSQQKTGPEVKSNHQEVKVFPNPATNVINILGLQNSERALIRISDTYGNTMMNYQWEIKNNALNIPIANLGLGIYLITINSSEQKIQKKFFKQ from the coding sequence ATGAAGCGAATGGTCGTTCTTTTGTTTTACTTATTTACGACCCAGATGTTTTCACAACAAAAGACAGGTCCAGAAGTAAAATCAAATCATCAGGAAGTAAAAGTTTTTCCCAATCCCGCTACAAACGTCATCAACATTTTAGGGCTTCAAAACTCGGAAAGGGCACTCATAAGAATATCAGATACCTATGGAAATACAATGATGAACTACCAATGGGAAATAAAGAACAATGCTTTGAATATACCCATTGCCAATTTGGGGCTGGGCATTTATCTTATTACCATCAATTCATCCGAACAAAAGATTCAAAAGAAGTTTTTTAAGCAATAA
- a CDS encoding TonB-dependent receptor: MTDKAQHLIAVIVLLLVGLISNAQNYTLSLIVLTEGTDLPLDNAQIAINPCSCGGVSNEAGRFSIELPQGEYTLTVNYIGFAQEAFNVSLKESKIITVKLRPQEEQLSEVIVRAKQVLDNLESPQMGALELNAQELKKIPAAIGEFDVLRGMTLLAGVNNAGELSNGLSVRGGSLDQNLLLYDYAPVFNPTHLFGLFSVFTPEAVSSVDLYRANIPARFGGRTTSVLDVKVKNPYTNKFKLSGGVGLVSSRLSMETPLIQDKLMVSIGGRVGFTDFLLPLFSERLKNTKANFQDATMKLLYLPSEKDQVSFTGFYTKDFYQLDLITKIQNINSESNQYDFRTLNGTLNWTHSFNNDVNLRNIFVASDYKPRTIFPEQGNDNDIEFVSGINYLSFVSELSNIVNDKVDYYGGVQVNKYTIQPGNLDPGNGNSILPVDLGQENSYVFAGYGNLNWLLGERFKFSAGLRFNHFVFVGPYTQGYFNDITGELVGTTIFEKGAGVKTYNDLEPRLGLNYKVSEVTSIKASYARLNQYLQNVYNSTTPLPTSRWKTSDPNIVPQSSDAFGVGIYTGIEDNTIELGLEGYYRTSDNNLTYKPGADFFLQEYLERDIVQAEGKAYGVELSFRKPKGKFNGWFNYTWSRSLLKSQNEKLADRINNNQWYASDFDRPHVFNGTVNFEGDPYNTWSFNFTAQTGRPYTAANSVFKLEDLDIPIFLERNNARLRPYHRLDFSWKVSYSKKPNRKWKGDWIFTIYNVYGRRNPFNLYYTQRQGPEDANVFLGSPLGSYEISVLNSPLFALTYNFVFE, translated from the coding sequence ATGACAGATAAAGCCCAACACCTTATTGCTGTAATAGTTCTACTCCTTGTAGGCCTTATCTCTAATGCCCAGAACTACACATTATCCTTGATAGTTTTGACCGAGGGAACAGATTTGCCTTTGGATAATGCGCAAATAGCCATAAACCCTTGTTCTTGTGGTGGTGTTTCCAACGAAGCTGGTCGTTTCTCAATAGAGTTGCCACAAGGGGAGTACACATTAACCGTAAACTATATAGGATTTGCTCAAGAAGCCTTTAACGTGTCACTCAAAGAGAGCAAGATAATTACAGTAAAATTAAGACCGCAAGAAGAACAGTTGTCAGAGGTAATCGTGCGTGCAAAACAAGTCTTGGATAATCTAGAATCCCCCCAAATGGGCGCTTTGGAACTAAATGCCCAAGAACTTAAAAAAATCCCTGCTGCTATAGGCGAATTTGATGTACTAAGGGGCATGACCTTATTGGCCGGGGTTAACAATGCAGGTGAACTTAGTAATGGACTGTCCGTTCGGGGAGGGTCTTTGGACCAAAATTTATTACTTTATGACTATGCCCCCGTTTTTAATCCAACCCATCTTTTTGGGCTTTTTTCAGTTTTTACCCCGGAAGCCGTATCCTCGGTTGATCTGTATCGGGCCAATATTCCGGCCAGATTTGGGGGCAGAACTACTTCGGTATTGGATGTTAAGGTAAAGAATCCCTACACAAATAAGTTTAAGTTAAGTGGAGGCGTGGGTTTGGTATCCAGTAGGTTGTCTATGGAAACTCCCTTGATTCAAGATAAGTTGATGGTAAGTATAGGAGGCAGGGTTGGCTTTACGGATTTTTTACTTCCGCTCTTCTCTGAAAGACTGAAAAATACTAAAGCCAATTTTCAGGACGCTACGATGAAACTATTGTATTTGCCATCAGAAAAGGATCAGGTGTCTTTTACAGGTTTCTATACCAAGGATTTCTATCAACTAGATCTCATTACCAAAATTCAAAATATCAATTCGGAAAGCAATCAGTACGATTTTAGAACTTTGAACGGAACTTTAAACTGGACACATAGTTTTAATAATGATGTCAATTTAAGGAACATTTTTGTGGCTAGTGATTATAAACCTAGGACTATTTTTCCAGAACAGGGAAATGACAATGATATTGAATTTGTTTCTGGTATCAATTATTTAAGTTTCGTTTCGGAATTATCCAATATAGTAAATGATAAGGTAGATTATTATGGTGGGGTGCAGGTCAATAAATACACTATTCAGCCAGGTAACCTTGATCCTGGAAACGGAAACAGCATTCTTCCGGTTGATCTTGGTCAAGAAAATAGCTATGTCTTTGCAGGATACGGTAACCTAAATTGGTTGTTGGGAGAAAGATTTAAATTTTCGGCGGGTCTTAGATTCAATCATTTCGTTTTTGTTGGTCCGTATACCCAAGGATATTTTAATGATATCACGGGAGAGCTGGTCGGGACCACAATATTTGAAAAAGGTGCAGGAGTAAAGACTTATAATGACTTGGAACCTAGATTAGGCCTTAACTATAAGGTCAGCGAAGTTACTTCAATAAAGGCAAGTTACGCGCGGTTAAATCAGTATTTACAGAATGTGTACAACTCTACAACGCCTTTGCCAACATCACGTTGGAAAACCTCGGACCCCAATATTGTGCCACAGTCCAGTGATGCTTTTGGAGTAGGGATTTATACGGGTATTGAGGATAATACCATTGAACTTGGTCTGGAGGGTTATTATAGAACCTCGGATAATAACCTTACCTACAAACCCGGAGCTGACTTTTTTTTGCAGGAATATTTGGAAAGGGATATTGTGCAGGCCGAAGGGAAGGCCTATGGGGTTGAACTAAGTTTTAGGAAACCCAAGGGTAAGTTTAATGGGTGGTTCAATTATACGTGGTCCAGAAGTTTATTGAAATCCCAGAATGAAAAATTGGCCGATCGGATAAACAATAATCAATGGTACGCCTCTGATTTTGATCGCCCTCATGTGTTTAATGGTACGGTAAACTTTGAAGGTGATCCCTATAACACTTGGAGCTTCAATTTTACGGCGCAAACAGGTAGACCCTATACCGCGGCCAATAGTGTATTTAAGCTAGAGGACTTGGATATACCCATTTTCTTGGAAAGAAATAACGCAAGGTTAAGGCCTTATCATAGATTGGACTTCTCTTGGAAGGTTTCCTACAGTAAAAAGCCAAATAGAAAATGGAAAGGTGACTGGATATTTACAATTTACAATGTCTATGGCAGGAGAAACCCTTTTAATCTATATTACACCCAAAGACAAGGGCCTGAGGATGCAAATGTTTTCCTAGGTAGCCCTTTGGGATCTTATGAGATATCTGTTTTGAATAGTCCCTTGTTCGCCCTGACCTATAACTTTGTTTTTGAATAG
- a CDS encoding DUF4249 domain-containing protein codes for MKRIFVFFTIKPKRLVLLATVLLLNSCIDPVTPEYDYEDGLIFIEGFASSNAGASFVTINESITEFGIRGLNFIQGASVVVENVDNGQSINFIEIANTYVSPQEFMVVPGERWKLTVILPDGRVYESEPEPVLEPVPIEDVSIDYVKELEYREGLDKFIPGHKIIVSFDDPGEGENNYYWSYRSFENLNYCIRCYEGIYRNGKCIPYDLSNRQLRYFDYLCETECWRIRYSEEVNIFDDQFTNGKTISGLEVGKIPLYTNEEMVIEVQQFSLTPAAYKYYKVLKDIVDNSSGFNAPPPAALIGNLYNVNDADEFVLGRFTAAASSVANVFVERVYIDDPVLEGLQPPNISLEPTMNSPYPPPPTQLAPCEESRYRTAIEPAGWQ; via the coding sequence TTGAAAAGGATTTTTGTTTTTTTTACCATTAAACCAAAACGGTTAGTTTTACTTGCTACGGTTCTTCTACTAAATTCGTGTATCGACCCAGTAACTCCTGAATATGACTATGAAGATGGTTTGATCTTTATAGAAGGTTTTGCCAGTTCCAATGCTGGTGCATCATTTGTCACAATCAATGAATCTATAACGGAATTTGGTATCAGAGGGTTAAACTTTATACAGGGTGCATCCGTGGTGGTTGAAAATGTTGATAATGGTCAGTCAATAAATTTTATAGAAATAGCGAATACTTACGTCTCGCCCCAGGAATTTATGGTAGTACCTGGAGAACGATGGAAGCTTACGGTGATTCTCCCCGATGGTAGAGTATATGAGTCCGAACCTGAACCGGTTTTGGAGCCTGTGCCAATAGAGGATGTGTCCATAGACTATGTTAAGGAGTTGGAATATCGGGAGGGGTTGGACAAGTTTATACCCGGACACAAAATTATTGTCAGTTTTGATGACCCTGGAGAAGGGGAGAATAATTATTATTGGAGTTACCGGTCTTTTGAAAACCTTAATTATTGTATTCGATGTTATGAAGGAATATATAGAAACGGAAAATGCATTCCATACGATCTTAGTAATAGACAATTAAGGTATTTTGATTATCTCTGTGAAACCGAGTGCTGGAGAATTAGATATTCAGAAGAAGTAAATATTTTCGATGATCAATTTACCAATGGGAAGACCATCTCTGGTTTGGAAGTTGGTAAAATTCCTCTTTATACCAATGAGGAGATGGTCATTGAGGTACAGCAATTTTCTTTGACTCCTGCAGCCTATAAATACTATAAAGTCCTAAAGGATATAGTGGACAATTCGTCAGGTTTCAACGCTCCACCCCCTGCCGCCCTTATTGGAAATCTTTATAATGTGAACGACGCCGATGAATTTGTTTTGGGTAGGTTTACGGCAGCGGCCTCTTCGGTGGCCAATGTTTTTGTGGAAAGAGTATACATTGATGATCCGGTCCTGGAAGGTTTGCAGCCGCCTAATATATCGTTGGAACCCACAATGAATTCTCCATATCCACCGCCGCCAACACAGCTTGCCCCCTGTGAAGAATCGAGATATAGAACGGCCATAGAACCCGCAGGCTGGCAATAA
- a CDS encoding lipocalin family protein, whose protein sequence is MRNSIFLFLLSSFIFSCSSDKGNGLEIETSASIVGTWDATELRIDESTASDNAIFGKEILDYLTDKDCYIITLRFNEDLTATATNSANYIEINATQTGLDIPCPTTSDTESSTYTYENNVVSFVDIDGNIVEVDVTIDGDIMLVDAADLQIPEFNESGQLVFQRR, encoded by the coding sequence ATGAGAAATAGTATTTTCTTGTTTCTTCTGTCATCATTCATTTTTTCTTGTAGTTCTGATAAGGGCAACGGTTTGGAAATAGAAACTTCTGCTAGTATCGTTGGGACATGGGATGCCACTGAGCTTCGAATTGATGAGTCTACCGCCAGTGATAATGCCATTTTTGGAAAGGAAATTCTTGACTACCTAACGGACAAGGATTGTTACATAATCACCTTACGATTTAATGAGGATTTGACCGCTACGGCAACGAATTCTGCAAACTACATAGAAATTAATGCTACTCAAACAGGCTTGGACATTCCTTGTCCAACAACATCGGATACGGAATCCAGTACCTATACCTATGAAAACAATGTGGTATCCTTTGTGGATATAGATGGAAATATCGTCGAGGTAGATGTCACCATAGACGGGGACATTATGTTGGTAGACGCCGCCGACTTGCAAATACCGGAGTTCAATGAAAGTGGGCAATTGGTTTTCCAAAGAAGATAA